The following DNA comes from Astatotilapia calliptera chromosome 6, fAstCal1.2, whole genome shotgun sequence.
TGCTGGTATGCTGCAGAAAGACTGTTGGAGAAAAAACCCTCTTAGTTCTCTtagaaactttattttaacacaAGAATCACGTTTTAGTAGAATGACTAGTGCAGAGGGTCCTACCCTAAAAATCTTAAACTATTTACACAACTGAAATTAGattattaattaatgacataattaattaatttagtcATTTATGTAGCAAACCATCCAgtaaagaagataaaaaaaaaaaactggcctCTAGTTCTGTTTGGCATATATTCTGTGCTTTGTGTGAAACACTATGAGGGCAGAGTTGTCATAATTCTATCACACTACAAACAACTGAATCACCAGCCGCAGTGTATGCTTTAAAAGCAGTGTAAAAAAAGCATGTAACTCATAGCTCTGtctatttttcctttattaaaatgtgttcatctCACCGACTGACAGCTGAATCTTGGTGTAGTTTCCAACTCTCCACTGTGAGTCTGACCCACACCAGTATGTCCCAGCATCATCCTCTTGTATCTTTGTGATCGTCACTGAGAAAGAGTTGGAATAAATATCATCTTGTAGTGCAAATCTGTTTTGACTCGTCCCCATGTCTCTGCAACTGTTGCGGTGGTCTCCCTTACAGAGGAACTTCCTGTTATCCTGATGTTGTTGAGGATAAGGGCACTGCAGAGTTAGTGGCTGTCCAACAGTACCTGTTATTTTAGTTGACCTGACACAGCACCACTCTGTCAGATGGAAAGAGAAAAACTATTTACGattcaaaaatattaaactttcagaaagactttttttttttttctcgaagAAGCTGTTTTCTTTTGGTTGGTATAATGAGATATTACTATGACCTCTCACCTTTGACTCTTAGCtcaacagcagagaaaacatcatGGTCAGAGTTTGTTTGAACACCACAAAGGTAATGCCCTGAATCACTTTGGGTCAAGCTGCTAATTGTCACTGTGAATATTCTTGACATTTTTACATCATTAAGTCTGAAGCGACCATTTTCTCTGTTGTTAGAGGTGATTAGTGCATCCTGCAGACATGTGGAGGGCTGGTTTCCTCTGCAGATGTACTTCAGGCTGTTCTGGTACTGATTCTCATGAGGACAATTGATGGACTCAGAGTATCCCTCATAACTTTCAATATTGGTCACAGTATCACAGCAGTGGTCTGTCAAAAAGACAAATGTATTAATTTTACAGAGTTTGTAAAATGTATTAGTTTTCTGTCAGCTGATATAATGAGATGTTACTATGACCTCTCACCTTTAACTTTCAGCTCAAAAGCATAGAAAAGATGCAGGTCAGAGTTTCTTTGGATGCCACAGAGGTAACGCCCTGAATCACTTTGGGTCAAACTGCTAATCTTTGTTGTGAGTTGTGTTGACATATTTTCTTCGTCAAATCTGAATCGCCCATTTTGTTTGTTGTAAGAGGTGATTAGTGCCTGTTGCAGACACATGGAGGgccgtgttcctctgcagaTGTACTTCAGGCTGTTCTGGTACTGGGACTCATACAGACAACTGAAGGACACTGAATATCCTGCATAACTTTCAACTTCTTTCACACTGTTACAGCAGCTGTCTGTCAAAAAGATCAACAGCATTAGAAAACACGCTACAGCCAATACAGAtatgatgttttatttaattagcTTGCTGCAACAAAATTGTATGTAATGGATCTTAAAAAAACctgaactaaactgaaacattgATAATGGCTAAAACTGAGGTGCAGGTCATATTTATAGCATTTAATGCAAGTAATGTTCTATCAGTTATATTTTTGTCTGTCGTTACATTGGAACCTATACAATAACAACGGGTTTGTACATATGATTTTACCTCAATTCAACATATAATTCAATATTGGGAAAGGTTTATTTACCTTGGACTAATTTCAGCTCGACTTGAGTGTAGATATCTATTCCAGTTCTGCTCACGCCACACCAGTATTTCCCAGTATCCACAGAACGAAGGTCAGAGATGCTCGTTGTGAAGATTCGTGCTGTTTTGTCATCATGGATCCTGTATTTGCTTGTCACTGGATTTGATGTTGTAATAAGAACATCATCATTGCTGCCACAGTCATTCTTACACAGGTACTTCTCATAAGACTCGTAACCCTGATCATAGGAGCAGGAAACTTTAACCGCACTCCCCACATATCCAGTTACATGGATCACCCCTACTGCACTGGTCACACACCTCAGAGCAACTGGAAAAAGAATGTAAAAGTCAACATGGTAGGTTTCATACTAACAATGTTAGTGCTGTATAACGAAATTACCAAGACTGAAAAAGCGTTTGGCCTACTGCTCCTAAATTACTAGAAGAGATATGTGTACTACTTAGTCTACATCAGCCTTTATATGGTCTTCATATTTTAGTTATTTACCAGTTTAAACAACTTACTGCAAAAGGTGAACAGCAGGTTTTGAAGTCTCCTCATCTTTGCTTCGGTTTGTCCATATAGAGCCTTGACAGGAAATTCtctcaggtttaaaaaaaatcatgccaACAATAGGTGTCATTTAACGCCATAGTAATGTGAAGGGAGGGGTAGAGCTGGACCATCAACACAGATGAGGTGGAGCATTCTTAGTTGGGCTTACACATTCCATCTAGTGGTTAAAGAAGATTTCACAAGCTTTCCATAATAGCATAGGAttgaatagaatagccctttattgtcattgtacacactgttccaaaaaatagtaatgtcaaattattttactgtgtattttacagttgtgtactgtttttctagaatatcattacatttacataagtagactgtgatcTGACACGTCAgatgtaaaataacataacatcactgtaaatgtaataaaacacaatttacttgtttgttaaatatattttgttgtacatatgcatatttagattgtaaaaatacatcCAGAAATGTCTCCCATCAGGCCTTgggacatgtgctgctgttcagatgttcttgttttattgtttatggttacgttacttttaactgttatcttgAATGTTATGTTTACGCCGTGGTGCAGCGTCactgacagttgttgttttgtagagaGAGTGCTGTACCATGagtgacttctgttgtgctgttgCTGAACCTTGAGGCATATTGTAGCACCGGCAAGTGTTTTAATAAAGAGCTCCCCCTACCAGCTAGGGGTTAAATTACAAGCTCAATCTCTTTCTGTGAGCTTCTTTGTTAAGATTTCTCTGCATGCCACAATGTAAAACATTGCACGGACACGCTATGCTAATGatatattttgaaaaagaaatgtagaggtaggaattgtaattattataaataacatgacgctaagcattggccaatgaatgtgaactaacaacaaCAAGGTTGCGGGTATGGCTGCGACCATAGGAAAAAACCCTAATATGAAGGtattttactgtgcattttacagtaatcttctgttcttctagaatatcattaaagttacgtaaatagactttgacttcacattttgaatgtcaaatcccatgtcaaattagcgcaacaaactctattttcattactgaaaataactgtatttttatgggacagttattttctgttattttacggtcgtattttggcgccccagctgccggaatattaccgtttttttaagatgtttttttccccctatttatagatgatttcattgtttaatcacattaacatgttcctgatttaatgtttagcggcacttgaaaaaggcgagatcccatgtcaaattagcgcaactaattgtattttcattactggaaataaccgtatttttatggggagttattttctgttatttcacggtcgtattttggcgccccagctgccggaatattaccgttGTTTCAGgatggttttttttaacagtgcatgtacaatgaaattgtaaaattgtgtgtgtgccaCACCAACCATGCCggcataaaatataaatagtagacAGCAGGAATCCCTTTTTAAAGAGAGAGCTATTAAAACAAACTACCACTTTACTGCTAAGTaaaagacacacagaaaaaattaataaaagttCAAGTATGAAATTGGTCAAAGTCCGAAGCGCTCCCTCTGACTGCCTACTGCCCCCAAACCCTGTTCCAGCCAGATGATTTCAGCTGGCTTCAGACTGGTATTAAATACTTGGGCATTACATTCCCCCCTTTGATATCTAACATGTTTCAGGCTAATTTTGAACCTCTATTGGACAAGTTCAGAACCAACATAATTAGATGGTCCCCTTTGTTTCTCACCCTTTTGGGCAAAGTTAACATCATTAAAATGAACTGTGCCCAAAAGGGTGAGAATGTAATTACTTACTACAAACACTACAAACACTCCTGCTAAAAATCCCATCAAAATATTTCCATCAATTTGACAAGTAATGTCCTAGTATAAAGCTTAAAAGGCTACATCAACCAGTCAAGTCGGGCGGCCTGGGGGTTCCATATTTACTGTTTCACCATTATGCTTTCATTCTGAGACACATGGTTCACTGGGCCCTCCCTCTACAAGTAGTCTGCAAAGACTGTGTGTGttccagagtgctctggcatacacacacatccttAGGTCATTAGAGAGGTTGTACCTTCTCTTTCAGATGTAAACTGTACATGTTCATGGCATAATTACCATGTTTTTCTTACACAGAAAACAACCAGTGATTTACACGTCAtgagaaaataaacatattgtAGTGAATCTTCTATTGTTACTCTAATAATGGTCATCCATCCATTGTGTTCCGCTTATCCTCGTCAGGGTTTGCCTGCTGGAGCCTAATAGGGCTCGAGGCAGGGtagaccctggacaggtcaccagtctatcgtagggctaacacagagagacagacaaccattgtctccatccccagaatcatcagttaacctaacacccataactgcatgtctttggactgtgataggaagctggagtacctggagagaacctgcaaacatggggagaacatgcaaacgccacacagaaaggccctggTCAGCTgagtcaaacccaggaccttcttgctgtgaggcaataaTGCTAACCACCACGCCACCATGTTACCATATGGCCATAATTTACAAAAGAACTTCATGTTTTCTTTAGTAGATCCTGGCAAATTCAGCGTTCCATTATTTTCATGACCAAGACAAGAAAGTATTTGTTCTTGGAGAACCTTCTGATGATTTTTCCTTTAAGTAACATATGGACTCACAAGGCGTAGTGTGAaactgtgttgtgtgtttttctatattttacaCTTTGCACCTCTGTGATATACTTTCCATTACAGTCCAGTGAATATATATGTTATATCCAGACACTGAAAGGGAAGGAAAGAAGTTGATTGTCCTGCTCTTCTGAAGTATgtctgtcttttttggggggtacaAAACTCTGTTAACTGGAAAAGCAGTTGTGGTAATAAAAGTTTAATTaggtaaaataaatgaagatgaatataAATCAGTGTActattaaatgtattattatgttTCGCCAGACTgtactttattttactttgcttATTTAGTTAGTTCACACTCATGTTGATAATTTACATTTGGAGAattctacatttttattttaaaaagagtaGAAAGTTTTATGAACACTCTAAGGAATactaatgaaatgaaatatatgGAACCACAGTTGTGAACTCAATTCATGTTTTTCTATTATGGAAACTTTCATTACAGTGGATTTCTTCTGTTGTGGGCATGTTTGCGTAGACCTCTTCATCTCTACCTGGATCTTCATGGTGGCTACAGGTGCGTTGCTTTTTGTAGGTCAAGACACTTTCTTGATTTTCATAAATCTAAAAAAGAATCAGCACACAGTAAGCAGAACAATGAACGACACACGTTGCAGAGACCTGGGCTGTTGGAAAAAAATGTCTATACACTGGCATTTCAGCCAAAGTAGCCTTATGCTTCCTCCAGCAAGTCAGGTTGCAGTATTAATTTATGTCCATCCAGGGTTATAATAACCAAAAttcagtaaacattttttttaaggaattaTAGTTAAGGGTAATAAATGTAACAGCACACAAATTCTATAATCAGTGTTCTGGAAGTGCAGCCTGTTGGTCAATAGCCACTCTTTCATGCCACAATGTAACAATGCACCATGATACACTTCCTAAAAGTGTACAGTTAATGTCACACTATGATATAGAAGTGAAAACAGGTCAAGGGAGCACTTCTCTTTTAACTCTTGTGTTCAAAACAGTTAGACTACATCTTCCTATTTAATTAAATCGTCAAATAAATTTTACATATTAAAGGTTGTTTGGACTATGAGTAAAATCAgtcatttcttttattgtaattatttataGTGGAGTGTGTTATAGACGCACAACTCTATTAATACTCTTTCTCTAAGACTTACTCTGCTTCCTGTTGCACCCATCACTTCCTTTGAGCTCTTTGCCTTTGGTGTATGTTTGCTCGTGGTGTCCCCAGCTTCAGAAAATACACAGCATTAGATGTGGTTATGCTAGTTTTTCATGCACATCTGAGTTTAAGGgtctctgtgtgtatatgaatGTAACAATACCTTTGAGACATCTGTACTTATAAACAATTACTAGAACGCACATTATCAGCAGCGCAATGGGTACTGTGTAaaccagcggtctccaacctcttttgcgccatggaccggtttatgctcgacaatattttcacggaccggcctttaaggtgtcgcagataaatacaacaaaataaaactagtaccggtaccgaaaaaaagaagatttattcataacacacgtgaaaagacccaggaaaaccaagttaacgataaaaacgaagacaaaataatgctgaaaaccgataaaacccctcaaaaccatacatttcacacctgagcctcaactctcgcggcccgataccaaacgactcacggaccggtaccagtccgaggcccgggggttggggaccgctggtgtaAAAGACATAGAGTGCTGCATCTGAAAAATAGAAACCAAAACAGAACACAGTAAAATTGCACACTTTCAATAACAATCTTTCATGCACCTAACAGAAGACCCGTGGACTTGCGTAATGGTTTCATAATTTTCGGTTTATAAGTTACGTTTATAACTTAACTGTGGTTACTGGTGCACACACCCACAGATGTTTTAACATATTGGCTTGACTTACATTTACTTCATGTAACCATGAAGCCATAACCAAAACCAAATGTTAACCATAATTCATGGtatgaaatttatttatttatttatggaaatgactgaaagattaattggctctgttttgagttttgttcaaaaaagaatgacttcatatagggaaaaatatatatcacatatgcaggacaccttaaactagttttttaattaagcagcaaggcagaacaaaatcaggtctgtatcaagacacgaggactaaaccccaattcaaccagacccagattgtcagggtcctgggtctcctgacccagcgtgtttagttctttgtgatttttgtgtgagttattctatggtttctagttttgatcccttgcccttcatgtttctgtgtctcctcggttctgtgtaagtctgtgtcatacttcctgttttactttgaaggtccgtgtcttatgtgaatgtgtcctgctttgcttccttgtctcgtcagtcctgatttctcccagctgtgccctccttctgtgtctcattcccctcattacttcccagtgtatttaaaccctgtgtttctctgagtcagtgttgtcCCTCAAGCTGTGTGTTTCCTCGTGTGCCTCTCTGCAAAGTgtgagtttatattttttttagtttagtttagtttagtttagtttagtttagtttagtttagtttagtatgCTTTTCCCCtgtcagcaaataaagctgagttttttgagttcatccctcgAGTCTgagtgcctgcatcttgggtccaactcatgcctgccacacagcgattcatgacacagatctgatccggaattaaaacaggactacaacagttcaaaatcaggactacttaggatttaaccaagccagaaccagaatcagaactagatgatagcagcactaaaaatcatcatagacctgcactacacttatatatatatatttttaataaaaacacaaacacttttttaattgtaacatcaaatcagactaaatttTTTaggttgataaatataaaaaacattcgttaactttaagagtaaagagagaaactctgtatttcttaactgtaaatggcaccaaattgtattcaaaattgagccacacttatggagctccacaattcttttcctggtgttttggttgacaattcttgattttcccatttcaaagaaacaggctttgtgttttgccttatatgcatccacagctgtgccaccaatttactcacatggactctactaacctatcagaagcttcttcagctcagaatgaaatcgtctggagttttcttattaattaacaataaacttagtggatatgtactcctaaatttgatgaaagcgATAAAAAATAGaccgctctgtctctctttattctgacatttaactaattcaaaagatatttcaatatttatttatccaagaCAGAACAAGTTtcctctaaattgatgttgtacagtaaaaaaaaattttttatagTGTTTTGCATAAAgtgtgtgtaaatatctggtttaaactgtgaatatactgctgtgtattgaaattcctcttgttttgcatagaactatactgaacaacatacaaagcataatatataaaataacatctaccagagttttttctttgaaagaagcccattatgtccattcttgtatatcattactgaaaccgatttatttatccgtggagggtaacaactgaaaatatgaaataaacatacatataagctaagactctaaaaaaacagcattgttgttcggcttttcatttcgccatttgttgattcacttgaagaacAACTAatgtaatatgggtcaagtgatcagtttgatatcaatctttcgtgatacaccgtcatatttacattatttttacagtacgaatgatttgctttggtacctggtcagacttcagttctcctctgtctgcctcgctgcgcttctccaacagcgcactcgcaGGTAGCAGCTCCCCctgccccctcgctcagtcgcttaggctacgttcacactgcaagcgaaagcgcatcaaatccgatttttttgacccagtgtgaacggcacaaatccgatattttcaaatccgatctttcgtatgtggtactgaatccgatacatatccgatgttttagaaagcgactgctgtttgaacggtcaggtcgcattaaatccgtcttttacgtcactgacacaagacagacgccaattatcagcgccggagaagacatcgcgaacgcttctctggccatcccgtgtagatatcagtgaaactgttgggaagacaatgttggagaaacgtgaacattttatttgtactgtataatctgcagattctgacagaaatctgcaactatcctttgaagcaccgctcctctctaaaacagcaataaggatcattattaggttatttacattattatgtaaatgacaaaataacttaaagcaaaaattgggaaatgtAAAGTCCGaactctttatattaagggccatctatcaaacaatactgtttgctctgggtctaaacagagcgcgttgtgtgtgaagtcttcttttgcgcatgcgggccgctttgagggttcacactagagcgcgtttgctgttgcattttatttgtagtgtgaacacgcagacaaaaaaatcggatttgatcaaaaaatcggaattgagcattaagacctgcagtgtgaacgtagcctaagtgtctgagctcggatcataccaatattaggggggatttacgcacagtcgtaaattcgtCCATTTTGTTTGGTGTCAGAGGTGATCAGTGCCTGCTGCAGACATGTGGAGGGCCGGTTTCCTCTGCAGATGTACTTTAGACTGTTCTGATACTGAGACTCATACGGACAACTGACAGACTCAGAGTATCCCTCATAACTTTGAACTTTGGTCACAGTGTCACAGCAGCTGTCTGTCAAGAAGGTAAACAGCACCAGAAGCGTTACAGCCAAAAAATGGTTATATATAAAGAACAAGAGTTTTATATTCAACTCATTGTTTTAAGGTCTTTCGCTTGCTTCACATACATGCTTATATGAGggtttaaatatatttactttttgcatttattattttatctccTCATTAGTCACTGATTTAATGTCTTTTGCATCATGCAGTACTTATATGAGCGTTTACtgtttgcatttattattttatctacTCGGGAGTGTTTTATGTCTTATTGTTACTGGTCTGTACATGTTTATCCATCGGGCTTAAGCACTGAGATGTCAGCATAGGAGCTTAAGATTGATTGTACTAAACTGAACCAATGAGTATTGAGTTAAGCTACAGTTTAACAGTATGTTGATTTTACAGCAGATATAGCTGGTAATGGCAGTACGTTTAACTTtctttatataatttttaatcactttaaatGGACAACTCAACTTGTCCATGTCTTTATTTACCTGGTACTAATTTCAGCTCGATTTCAGTGTAGATATCTTTTCCAGTTATGGTCACTCCACACCAGTATTTCCCAGCATCCACAGAATGAAGATCAGAGATGGTCGTTGTGAAGATTCGTGCTGTTTTGTCATCATGgatactgtatttatttttcgaGGAGTTTGATGTTGTAATAAGAACATCGCCACTACCACAGTCATTATTACACAGGTACTTTTCATAAGATTCATAACCCTCATCATAAGAGCAGGAAACGTTAACCGCACTCCCCACATATCCAGTCACATGGATCACCCCTACTGCGCTGGTCACACATTTCAGAGCAACTGTAAAGataatgtgaaaatgtgttttatttgaagCAACGTTAGAGCTGTAAAAAGAAATCAGATGACCAGGACAGCCATCTAACTTTTCATAACTGGTCCTGCATACTGCTCCTTAATACTAAAAGAGATAAATCTACTGTTTAATCTACATCTGCCTTTGAACTTTacatgtttaattatttattcatttaaaatacttACTGCAGATGATGAAAAGCAGGTTTTGGAGGCTCCACATCTTTGCTTTGGCTGATTAAAATTTAAGATTTGAAAATGTTAAGCAGACACTGTGGTCTTTTACAGCAATGAGAAGGGACGTGCAGAGCTGAACTATAAGTACAGAGGGGATGGCGCTTTCTTCGATGTCTCTTCCTCTAAATGTATTTTAGTAATTTGTAAAATAGCTGACATAGGCCATCTAGTGGTGAAAGAAGTATTTAGAAGTTAGAAGTGTTAAGAACAGCACTGCCAATAAAAGAGTTAGGAGATTTAGGAAATTGTACCTATAAAGCTTTcactgcagaaaaacaactcagaGGTTTTGTGTTTCATCCTGTTGACATTAAGCATGCATTAATATAAAAGCATCATTAATCGTCTGATTTTGTTCTAGTCCCAAAGCTTGAATCTAATGAcgacaagttaaaaaaaaaaatcgtctTCAACTTGGGGCCTGCACAGATACTTTAATAAAGACTGAACTAAGACGAACCAGTTATTCCATTATTAATTAGCTCAAAATTAGAGTTAAACGGTTATttgattctgcagcagaaaaAACAGATAATCTTATACCACTGTTTAAAGACATGCAAACTGAAGTCTTTGTCTTtaactaaatatattttttaattttactaacTTTCAATATACAATGGAATTTTGCCCAATCTCTCTTTAATGTCCAAAAGGATAGGGTGTGTATGGGATTTCCCATGCACCACTGAATGCACCGTAGGTGTGCATGTCCGCAGCTTCAGCTCAGAGTAAAACAGCCGCCGAACAACTGACAGTGCGATTATAAGACCGTAAATTTGATGTTGTATTTCACTcagttatgtctgtgtttagcCATGAGTGTATTTGATGACTTATCAGcagttttttctgcttctgttaAAATGAGGTTATGCATAAATGGCAGTTCGCTAGCAAAAGATTTAATTCCTAACTAGCTTCTAGCAGAGAggtttgttgttattgtgttgttgttgtttcacagGATAACCTGCAAAGGCCGTAACAATGATAATTCTCATTAGATATAGGCAAAGGCAGCTCTggccctttttaaaaacaccttcATCGTTATTATCTTGGGTGTCTGTAGTACTCAACCACCTCAAAATCTGTTCCCCTGATGATGACAAGGAAGGAAGCAGGAACCTGGTGGTTTTTAATGTTACACAGTTCTTTACAGTAagctatttat
Coding sequences within:
- the LOC113023830 gene encoding polymeric immunoglobulin receptor-like, whose translation is MRRLQNLLFTFCIALRCVTSAVGVIHVTGYVGSAVKVSCSYDQGYESYEKYLCKNDCGSNDDVLITTSNPVTSKYRIHDDKTARIFTTSISDLRSVDTGKYWCGVSRTGIDIYTQVELKLVQDSCCNSVKEVESYAGYSVSFSCLYESQYQNSLKYICRGTRPSMCLQQALITSYNKQNGRFRFDEENMSTQLTTKISSLTQSDSGRYLCGIQRNSDLHLFYAFELKVKDHCCDTVTNIESYEGYSESINCPHENQYQNSLKYICRGNQPSTCLQDALITSNNRENGRFRLNDVKMSRIFTVTISSLTQSDSGHYLCGVQTNSDHDVFSAVELRVKEWCCVRSTKITGTVGQPLTLQCPYPQQHQDNRKFLCKGDHRNSCRDMGTSQNRFALQDDIYSNSFSVTITKIQEDDAGTYWCGSDSQWRVGNYTKIQLSVEFCCVKSAKINGTVGHPLTLQCPYPSQYRDNRKFLCKGDQRNNCTDMLKNQSRFTLQDASSSTLIVIISKLEAADAGTYWCGSDSQWRVGNYTKIQLSVFPQSTLGKKNPALYVIPPVLLLICILVLVYKYRHSRIEEAVLSLRRNASRKKSSKKVIGAAQSEIYKNQGVVTSNDQSTSNVYEEVDVEVHYENLTASE
- the LOC113023402 gene encoding CMRF35-like molecule 3, whose product is MWSLQNLLFIICSNSNVASNKTHFHIIFTVALKCVTSAVGVIHVTGYVGSAVNVSCSYDEGYESYEKYLCNNDCGSGDVLITTSNSSKNKYSIHDDKTARIFTTTISDLHSVDAGKYWCGVTITGKDIYTEIELKLVPDSCCDTVTKVQSYEGYSESVSCPYESQYQNSLKYICRGNRPSTCLQQALITSDTKQNGRIYDCA